The following proteins are encoded in a genomic region of Micropterus dolomieu isolate WLL.071019.BEF.003 ecotype Adirondacks linkage group LG04, ASM2129224v1, whole genome shotgun sequence:
- the mcrip2 gene encoding MAPK regulated corepressor interacting protein 2, with product MMYTITRGPSKLVTQRRTGPTQQIESKFSDLKLKPTSWLSSNSPPPKIVFNRLNGKRYHSGATQKTYSPAEGFTPAHEENVRFVYEAWQEVEQKLGGGGGEPTDCQGPIQYAEKTPSAEMKNFVPIDLEEWWAQRFLANIANMS from the exons ATGATGTACACAATCACCAGAGGTCCCAGCAAACTTGTTACACAACGGAGGACAG GTCCCACACAACAAATCGAGAGCAAATTCAGCGACTTGAAGCTCAAGCCAACGTCTTGGCTCTCATCGAA CTCTCCGCCCCCAAAGATCGTGTTCAACCGTCTGAACGGGAAGCGCTACCACAGCGGGGCCACACAGAAGACCTACAGCCCAGCAGAGGGATTCACTCCCGCACATGAAGAGAACGTCAGATTTGTGTATGAAG CATGGCAGGAAGTGGAGCAGAAGCTGGGGGGGGGCGGAGGGGAGCCAACTGACTGCCAGGGGCCCATTCAGTATGCTGAGAAGACTCCCAGTGCTGAGATGAAGA ACTTTGTGCCCATAGACTTGGAGGAGTGGTGGGCTCAGCGCTTCCTTGCCAACATTGCCAACATGTCATGA
- the slx4 gene encoding structure-specific endonuclease subunit SLX4 isoform X1, giving the protein MDDSDQDFVDLCSKLLKRVRKKPGEPRQPRKAEHQPSSQASEGDKRRRNNKREGDCGSKFAGTQPVCTGAAAEQHVVCGGTGHDSGDAGSSAVPAAVPSAERGLAAKDKVLHRMQQFKRVSPQRLVHKDKSRPTNDCVPPPPLAQRRDPPEYFTSGLHLELQDSDEALALRLQQELDREAAEAQIVDLEDGGLFFCQICQRDLSHMTSEGRTQHLNRCLDESEESAPAPPPPPGIPDCPICGKKFKSQKSRSAHLKRCSSDMGVTSAVLLQAVQRQAEETQNLHVANTLAQTGGTKRKGPCKPGLPARKKPRKKTEPVDEDTMVALALSSSLLEQEREAERQLHTETAASHISMTPALKWRPDAGKGRGKKKKGAVPCPPPLLLIQDAEAALTRLQERVSALLIHHRPPSPPTPTRCPSSLPGWSGAAPLWQKSTLLGGGSNCLSDFYTPELGEFITPSQSAATDATTSSTSRPESSVQPVSEGTPLTGTRASILLSSSQMASSTPETGQLPVGSQALLELMELAEDGVTLTQCGYTASGPEKDKIAAQITNLHLSGFVPEEDVQADPRLSSFLPEVTHTHSEDTHGQARRTADQPGAHKERGSHRPVALSRLVSDLSSMVNNPQLSDLQLQVDSGEVYFAHSFMVYARCPLLAEMVHESGFGAQEEGMPAAQRVLMNDVPGQAVFALLQYLYTAHCSIPASLRPHVLELASRFDLQELQQLCELNQEDAATQWDEENYTNQENVHNQTDQAFTELLRSMWMEEDEDIQGRDPDGGSDEERGLEEADDLTSGEREIHEERVNEEELEEIYEFAATQRKREEEETADEEEDGEEVFVNLTEPRRSSTGFSIKNLQPDPSLDCSYSRLFSDSWGVYEEGDPSSLPSTSHTPQSQQHQSSHKPLSKRSGRTLLQSSASGVDDLSLSPPPSTSNLPVPGQSPGQVGDWGGGGDKGTEGLPLKRDSQRPRSMCVPLSPNLPQKKDEPELIVLSDSSEETEVVLSSRSPSPHPPCAVQNLQSYTQIKPQSVLKPGEPTLENKEPRSLEFSPGDPVHPGSGCDQIPVDYSPEVSWLIPSTPLQPRRSTTTSSTQTKSSMCRTQLFPKGETSPPSVSSSPALPFNNRLQTSSSPTRVSAHVCPTEGSVPRIKLEETVSSSSSFDLNFCTKRSSNDVGKDGEVFAVPPCRPKLSHPSGSTSSKQDTPLHIQPQPYSSTPLHTELHQPPVLGTSPLHSCLDKQRSSSQGRDRTPSLSPEKAELGSFHLSTLSDPSEPPSSSSHRGLQSSQRHSDSSHQCSAESSSHSDTGPELTRRGLNINAEREMGRRNKDPANDGEQEEAEAETGEAEVSELSFQQSFMAMDEPPIAFNDSWGFDDCVDANPGCFSLRLEDSTGSGQQERSAGQRETASSTSSTDCHPPPSSYCIQSLKSRGGATASSPPKAPSFTPSPPDPTTRTTPEMINSLLDSKIWDSWEEKEEEEEALPLSQRMNPSAHLRTPASPHNKRLRTLVPITPLPHYSDMDTPELKNKLNRFGVRPLPKRQMILKLKEIHQYTHQLVSSDSEDEIPSGGRAAQTKPPPTSSVAAGNKPLSCGHTVKFKEPRVPAAISPQKHNREEEAELLSASQGSNTSSTAASEESESRSNPELCISSDGDSDSDGGISASQAATHLQDRLRAVRSFILSDSRLYSQILEYQPLVLSQLQERLKAAGIRLGVSKLVDYLDSQCITFTTAKPGHSAPSRRRGKRTDKGAKAAGENGTGRKRGVTAMH; this is encoded by the exons ATGGATGACTCGGACCAGGATTTTGTAGATCTCTGCTCGAAGCTGCTAAAGCGAGTCCGCAAGAAACCAGGTGAGCCCAGACAGCCAAGGAAAGCAGAGCATCAGCCCTCCAGCCAGGCAAGCGAAGGggacaagaggaggagaaataACAAAAGAGAGGGTGACTGTGGGTCCAAGTTTGCTGGCACCCAGCCTGTTTGTACAGGTGCAGCAGCCGAGCAGCATGTGGTCTGCGGAGGGACTGGACATGATTCAGGAGATGCTGGGTCTTCAGCTGTGCCTGCAGCAGTGCCGAGTGCCGAGAGAGGTTTGGCAGCGAAAGACAAAGTACTCCACAGAATGCAACAGTTTAAGAGAGTCAGTCCTCAGAGGTTGGTCCACAAGGACAAGAGCCGGCCAACAAACGATTGCGTTCCTCCACCACCTCTGGCACAAAGACGAG ATCCTCCCGAATACTTCACCTCGGGCCTCCACCTGGAGCTGCAGGACAGTGATGAGGCTCTGGCCCTGCGGCTGCAGCAAGAGCTGGACAGGGAGGCAGCAGAAGCCCAGATTGTGGACCTAGAGGATGGAGGCCTCTTTTTCTGTCAGATCTGCCAAAGAGACTTGTCGCACATGACCTCTGAGGGGCGAACACAGCACCTCAACAG GTGTTTGGATGAGAGTGAAGAGAGCGCCccagcccctcctcctcctcctggcaTCCCTGACTGTCCCATCTGTGGCAAGAAGTTCAAGTCCCAGAAGAGTCGTTCAGCCCACCTGAAGCGCTGCTCTTCAGACATGGGCGTCACTTCGGCTGTGCTGCTGCAGGCTGTGCAGAGACAGGCTGAGGAGACCCAGAATCTCCACGTTGCTAACACACT cgCACAGACTGGAGGCACCAAAAGAAAAGGCCCCTGCAAGCCAGGCCTCCCAGCAAGGAAGAAGCCCAGGAAGAAGACTGAACCCGTGGATGAAGACACCATGGTGGCCCTGgctctgtcctcctccctgctggaacaggagagggaggcagagagacagttaCATACAGAGACTGCTGCTTCTCACATCTCCATGACTCCAGCGTTGAAGTGGAGGCCAGACGCAG GTAAGGGGcgtggaaagaagaaaaaaggcgCCGTCCCTTGtcctcctccactcctcctcATTCAGGATGCTGAGGCGGCTCTGACAAGGCTGCAGGAACGGGTTTCTGCTCTCCTCATACACCATCGGCCCCCCTCTCCCCCCACCCCGACCCGCTGCCCCAGCAGTCTGCCTGGCTGGAGCGGTGCTGCCCCCCTCTGGCAGAAGAGCACACTACTGGGCGGAGGCTCCAACTGTTTGTCTGATTTCTACACTCCAGAGCTCGGAGAGTTCATCACACCTTCGCAATCTGCAGCG ACCGATGCAACCACCTCCTCCACCAGCAGGCCTGAGTCTTCTGTCCAACCTGTGAGCGAAGGAACTCCTCTCACAGGAACCAGGGCCTCCATCCTGCTGTCCTCTTCCCAGATGGCCTCCTCCACCCCGGAGACAGGGCAGCTCCCAGTGGGCAGCCAGGCACTCCTAGAACTGATGGAGCTGGCTGAAGACGGTGTTACCCTCACCCAGTGTGGTTACACTGCTTCAGGCCCTGAGAAAG ACAAGATCGCTGCACAGATCACAAACCTCCATCTGAGCGGGTTCGTCCCAGAGGAGGATGTGCAGGCTGACCCACGTTTGAGTAGCTTTCTGCCagaagtgacacacacacactcagaggacACCCACGGCCAAGCAAGGAGGACAGCTGATCAGCCAGGAGCACATAAAGAGCGAGGAAGCCACAGACCA GTGGCGCTGTCCAGGCTGGTATCAGACCTGAGCAGCATGGTGAACAACCCTCAGCTCAGTGATCTGCAGCTCCAGGTGGACAGTGGAGAGGTCTACTTTGCTCATTCCTTCATGGTGTATGCtcgctgccccctgctggcagaAATG GTACATGAGAGTGGTTTTGGGGCTCAGGAAGAAGGCATGCCTGCAGCACAGAGGGTGTTGATGAACGACGTCCCGGGACAGGCAGTGTTTGCTTTGCTGCAGTACCTCTACACAGCCCACTGCTCCATCCCAGCATCACTGAGGCCTCATGTACTGGAGCTTGCGTCCAG GTTTGACTTGCAGGAGCTACAGCAGCTTTGCGAGCTCAACCAAGAAGACGCAGCGACTCAGTGGGATGAGGAAAACTACACAAATCAGGAGAACGTCCACAACCAAACAGACCAGGCCTTCACGGAGCTGCTCCGCTCAATGTGGATGGAAGAGGATGAAGACATCCAGGGTAGGGATCCAGATGGAGGAAGCGATGAAGAGAGAGGATTGGAAGAAGCCGATGACCTCACAtcaggtgagagagagattcACGAGGAGAGAGTGAACGAGGAAGAGCTGGAAGAGATCTACGAGTTTGCCGCCacgcagagaaagagggaggaggaggagacggcAGATGAGGAAGAAGATGGGGAAGAAGTGTTCGTGAACCTGACAGAACCCAGAAGAAGCTCAACCGGCTTCAGCATAAAAAACCTGCAGCCGGACCCCAGCCTGGATTGTAGCTATAGCCGTCTCTTCTCTGACTCCTGGGGGGTCTACGAGGAAGGTGATCCTTCCTCCTTACCCTCTACTTCACATACCCCTCAATCCCAACAACACCAGTCCTCTCATAAACCCTTATCTAAACGGTCCGGCAGAACTTTGCTTCAGTCTTCAGCGAGCGGAGTTGACGACCTTTCCCTCAGCCCCCCGCCCAGTACATCCAACCTTCCTGTCCCAGGTCAGTCCCCTGGTCAAGTGGGTGACTGGGGTGGCGGTGGAGACAAGGGAACAGAAGGTTTGCCTTTGAAGCGAGACAGCCAACGCCCCCGTAGTATGTGTGTCCCTCTTTCCCCTAATTTGCCTCAGAAAAAGGATGAACCTGAGCTCATAGTTTTGTCTGACTCAAGCGAGGAGACAGAGGTGGTTCTTAGTTCCCGCAGTCCCTCGCCACATCCTCCTTGCGCCGTCCAGAACCTGCAGAGCTACACCCAGATCAAACCTCAGTCAGTCCTGAAACCTGGTGAACCCACGCTGGAGAATAAAGAGCCCCGTAGTTTAGAGTTTAGTCCTGGTGATCCAGTTCATCCAGGCTCCGGGTGTGACCAGATTCCAGTGGACTACTCTCCAGAAGTGTCCTGGCTGATCCCATCCACACCGCTCCAGCCCAGAAGAAGCACCACAACCAGCTCCACTCAGACCAAAAGCAGCATGTGCAGGACGCAGCTGTTCCCTAAAGGGGAAACCTCCCCGCCCTCTGTTTCCTCTTCTCCTGCTTTACCATTTAACAACAGACTGCAGACCTCCAGCAGTCCAACCAGAGTTTCCGCCCACGTTTGTCCAACAGAGGGCAGTGTTCCTAGGATAAAACTGGAAGAGACTGTTTCCTCTAGCTCCAGCTTTGATCTAAACTTTTGTACTAAACGAAGCAGTAATGATGTGGGTAAGGATGGAGAAGTGTTTGCAGTACCCCCATGCCGACCTAAGCTCTCACACCCCTCAGGCTCGACTTCATCAAAGCAGGACACACCCCTCCACATCCAACCCCAGCCTTACAGCAGCACCCCCCTGCACACAGAGCTCCACCAGCCCCCTGTTCTTGGCACCTCCCCACTTCACAGCTGCCTCGATAAGCAGAGGTCATCAAGTCAAGGAAGGGATAGGACGCCATCTCTAAGCCCGGAGAAGGCCGAGTTAGGGAGCTTTCATCTGTCCACCTTGTCTGACCCTTCAGAAccaccctcctcttcctctcacaGAGGTCTTCAGAGTTCACAGAGACACAGCGACTCCTCTCATCAATGTTCTGCTGAGTCCAGCAGTCACAGTGACACAGGGCCTGAGCTAACGAGGAGAGGactaaatataaatgcagagcGAGAGATGGGACGCAGAAATAAAGACCCAGCTAATGACGGAGAGCAGGAAGAAGCAGAAGCGGAAACTGGAGAGGCAGAAGTTTCAGAATTGAGTTTCCAGCAGAGCTTCATGGCCATGGATGAGCCCCCCATAGCTTTCAACGACTCGTGGGGCTTCGACGACTGTGTAGATGCCAACCCGGGCTGCTTCAGTCTGAGGCTGGAGGACAGCACAGGATCGGGCCAGCAAGAGCGCAGCGCAGGACAACGAGAAACCGCCAGTTCAACGTCCTCTACCGACTGTCACCCTCCACCATCTAGTTACTGCATCCAGTCATTGAAGAGTCGCGGTGGTGCGACTGCCTCCTCTCCACCCAAAGCCCCTTCCTTTACCCCTTCACCACCTGACCCCACCACCCGGACAACACCAGAGATGATCAACAGCCTCCTGGATTCCAAAATATGGGACAGctgggaggagaaagaggaggaggaggaggctcttcctctctctcagcGGATGAACCCCTCTGCCCATCTCAGAACACCAG CATCACCACACAATAAAAGGCTTCGAACCTTGGTGCCTATCACCCCCCTGCCTCACTACTCTGACATGGACACGCCGGAGCTCAAGAACAAACTCAACAG GTTTGGTGTTCGGCCTTTACCGAAGCGCCAGATGATCCTCAAACTGAAGGAGATCCACCAGTACACCCACCAGCTGGTCAGCTCCGACTCCGAGGATGAGATACCCTCTGGGGGCCGCGCAGCTCAGACAAAGCCCCCACCCACCAGTTCAGTGGCCGCTGGCAACAAGCCGCTGTCCTGCGGCCACACAGTGAAATTTAAAGAGCCCAGGGTGCCCGCAGCCATCTCCCCTCAGAAACacaacagagaggaggaggctgagctGCTGTCTGCCTCACAGGGCTCCAACACCTCTTCAACAGCTGCCAGTGAGGAATCTGAAAG CAGGTCCAACCCAGAGCTGTGTATCTCCTCCGATGGTGACTCAGACAGTGATGGTGGCATCTCTGCCTCCCAGGCGGCAACGCACCTCCAGGATCGCCTCCGGGCAGTGCGCTCCTTCATCCTGTCTGACTCCAGGCTGTACAGCCAGATCCTCGAGTACCAACCTCTGGTCCTGTCCCAGCTCCAGGAGCGACTCAAAGCAGCCGGGATCCGCTTGGGTGTCTCCAAGCTGGTGGACTACCTGGACTCCCAGTGCATCACCTTCACTACGGCCAAGCCGGGCCACTCGGCACCCAGCCGCAGGCGGGGCAAGAGGACAGACAAAGGGGCAAAGGCAGCAGGTGAAAATGGCACAGGCAGGAAAAGAGGTGTTACAGCCATGCATTAA
- the slx4 gene encoding structure-specific endonuclease subunit SLX4 isoform X2 — MDDSDQDFVDLCSKLLKRVRKKPGEPRQPRKAEHQPSSQASEGDKRRRNNKREGDCGSKFAGTQPVCTGAAAEQHVVCGGTGHDSGDAGSSAVPAAVPSAERGLAAKDKVLHRMQQFKRVSPQRLVHKDKSRPTNDCVPPPPLAQRRDPPEYFTSGLHLELQDSDEALALRLQQELDREAAEAQIVDLEDGGLFFCQICQRDLSHMTSEGRTQHLNRCLDESEESAPAPPPPPGIPDCPICGKKFKSQKSRSAHLKRCSSDMGVTSAVLLQAVQRQAEETQNLHVANTLAQTGGTKRKGPCKPGLPARKKPRKKTEPVDEDTMVALALSSSLLEQEREAERQLHTETAASHISMTPALKWRPDAGKGRGKKKKGAVPCPPPLLLIQDAEAALTRLQERVSALLIHHRPPSPPTPTRCPSSLPGWSGAAPLWQKSTLLGGGSNCLSDFYTPELGEFITPSQSAATDATTSSTSRPESSVQPVSEGTPLTGTRASILLSSSQMASSTPETGQLPVGSQALLELMELAEDGVTLTQCGYTASGPEKDKIAAQITNLHLSGFVPEEDVQADPRLSSFLPEVTHTHSEDTHGQARRTADQPGAHKERGSHRPVALSRLVSDLSSMVNNPQLSDLQLQVDSGEVYFAHSFMVYARCPLLAEMVHESGFGAQEEGMPAAQRVLMNDVPGQAVFALLQYLYTAHCSIPASLRPHVLELASRFDLQELQQLCELNQEDAATQWDEENYTNQENVHNQTDQAFTELLRSMWMEEDEDIQGRDPDGGSDEERGLEEADDLTSGEREIHEERVNEEELEEIYEFAATQRKREEEETADEEEDGEEVFVNLTEPRRSSTGFSIKNLQPDPSLDCSYSRLFSDSWGVYEEGDPSSLPSTSHTPQSQQHQSSHKPLSKRSGRTLLQSSASGVDDLSLSPPPSTSNLPVPGQSPGQVGDWGGGGDKGTEGLPLKRDSQRPRSMCVPLSPNLPQKKDEPELIVLSDSSEETEVVLSSRSPSPHPPCAVQNLQSYTQIKPQSVLKPGEPTLENKEPRSLEFSPGDPVHPGSGCDQIPVDYSPEVSWLIPSTPLQPRRSTTTSSTQTKSSMCRTQLFPKGETSPPSVSSSPALPFNNRLQTSSSPTRVSAHVCPTEGSVPRIKLEETVSSSSSFDLNFCTKRSSNDVGKDGEVFAVPPCRPKLSHPSGSTSSKQDTPLHIQPQPYSSTPLHTELHQPPVLGTSPLHSCLDKQRSSSQGRDRTPSLSPEKAELGSFHLSTLSDPSEPPSSSSHRGLQSSQRHSDSSHQCSAESSSHSDTGPELTRRGLNINAEREMGRRNKDPANDGEQEEAEAETGEAEVSELSFQQSFMAMDEPPIAFNDSWGFDDCVDANPGCFSLRLEDSTGSGQQERSAGQRETASSTSSTDCHPPPSSYCIQSLKSRGGATASSPPKAPSFTPSPPDPTTRTTPEMINSLLDSKIWDSWEEKEEEEEALPLSQRMNPSAHLRTPASPHNKRLRTLVPITPLPHYSDMDTPELKNKLNRFGVRPLPKRQMILKLKEIHQYTHQLVSSDSEDEIPSGGRAAQTKPPPTSSVAAGNKPLSCGHTVKFKEPRVPAAISPQKHNREEEAELLSASQGSNTSSTAASEESERSNPELCISSDGDSDSDGGISASQAATHLQDRLRAVRSFILSDSRLYSQILEYQPLVLSQLQERLKAAGIRLGVSKLVDYLDSQCITFTTAKPGHSAPSRRRGKRTDKGAKAAGENGTGRKRGVTAMH; from the exons ATGGATGACTCGGACCAGGATTTTGTAGATCTCTGCTCGAAGCTGCTAAAGCGAGTCCGCAAGAAACCAGGTGAGCCCAGACAGCCAAGGAAAGCAGAGCATCAGCCCTCCAGCCAGGCAAGCGAAGGggacaagaggaggagaaataACAAAAGAGAGGGTGACTGTGGGTCCAAGTTTGCTGGCACCCAGCCTGTTTGTACAGGTGCAGCAGCCGAGCAGCATGTGGTCTGCGGAGGGACTGGACATGATTCAGGAGATGCTGGGTCTTCAGCTGTGCCTGCAGCAGTGCCGAGTGCCGAGAGAGGTTTGGCAGCGAAAGACAAAGTACTCCACAGAATGCAACAGTTTAAGAGAGTCAGTCCTCAGAGGTTGGTCCACAAGGACAAGAGCCGGCCAACAAACGATTGCGTTCCTCCACCACCTCTGGCACAAAGACGAG ATCCTCCCGAATACTTCACCTCGGGCCTCCACCTGGAGCTGCAGGACAGTGATGAGGCTCTGGCCCTGCGGCTGCAGCAAGAGCTGGACAGGGAGGCAGCAGAAGCCCAGATTGTGGACCTAGAGGATGGAGGCCTCTTTTTCTGTCAGATCTGCCAAAGAGACTTGTCGCACATGACCTCTGAGGGGCGAACACAGCACCTCAACAG GTGTTTGGATGAGAGTGAAGAGAGCGCCccagcccctcctcctcctcctggcaTCCCTGACTGTCCCATCTGTGGCAAGAAGTTCAAGTCCCAGAAGAGTCGTTCAGCCCACCTGAAGCGCTGCTCTTCAGACATGGGCGTCACTTCGGCTGTGCTGCTGCAGGCTGTGCAGAGACAGGCTGAGGAGACCCAGAATCTCCACGTTGCTAACACACT cgCACAGACTGGAGGCACCAAAAGAAAAGGCCCCTGCAAGCCAGGCCTCCCAGCAAGGAAGAAGCCCAGGAAGAAGACTGAACCCGTGGATGAAGACACCATGGTGGCCCTGgctctgtcctcctccctgctggaacaggagagggaggcagagagacagttaCATACAGAGACTGCTGCTTCTCACATCTCCATGACTCCAGCGTTGAAGTGGAGGCCAGACGCAG GTAAGGGGcgtggaaagaagaaaaaaggcgCCGTCCCTTGtcctcctccactcctcctcATTCAGGATGCTGAGGCGGCTCTGACAAGGCTGCAGGAACGGGTTTCTGCTCTCCTCATACACCATCGGCCCCCCTCTCCCCCCACCCCGACCCGCTGCCCCAGCAGTCTGCCTGGCTGGAGCGGTGCTGCCCCCCTCTGGCAGAAGAGCACACTACTGGGCGGAGGCTCCAACTGTTTGTCTGATTTCTACACTCCAGAGCTCGGAGAGTTCATCACACCTTCGCAATCTGCAGCG ACCGATGCAACCACCTCCTCCACCAGCAGGCCTGAGTCTTCTGTCCAACCTGTGAGCGAAGGAACTCCTCTCACAGGAACCAGGGCCTCCATCCTGCTGTCCTCTTCCCAGATGGCCTCCTCCACCCCGGAGACAGGGCAGCTCCCAGTGGGCAGCCAGGCACTCCTAGAACTGATGGAGCTGGCTGAAGACGGTGTTACCCTCACCCAGTGTGGTTACACTGCTTCAGGCCCTGAGAAAG ACAAGATCGCTGCACAGATCACAAACCTCCATCTGAGCGGGTTCGTCCCAGAGGAGGATGTGCAGGCTGACCCACGTTTGAGTAGCTTTCTGCCagaagtgacacacacacactcagaggacACCCACGGCCAAGCAAGGAGGACAGCTGATCAGCCAGGAGCACATAAAGAGCGAGGAAGCCACAGACCA GTGGCGCTGTCCAGGCTGGTATCAGACCTGAGCAGCATGGTGAACAACCCTCAGCTCAGTGATCTGCAGCTCCAGGTGGACAGTGGAGAGGTCTACTTTGCTCATTCCTTCATGGTGTATGCtcgctgccccctgctggcagaAATG GTACATGAGAGTGGTTTTGGGGCTCAGGAAGAAGGCATGCCTGCAGCACAGAGGGTGTTGATGAACGACGTCCCGGGACAGGCAGTGTTTGCTTTGCTGCAGTACCTCTACACAGCCCACTGCTCCATCCCAGCATCACTGAGGCCTCATGTACTGGAGCTTGCGTCCAG GTTTGACTTGCAGGAGCTACAGCAGCTTTGCGAGCTCAACCAAGAAGACGCAGCGACTCAGTGGGATGAGGAAAACTACACAAATCAGGAGAACGTCCACAACCAAACAGACCAGGCCTTCACGGAGCTGCTCCGCTCAATGTGGATGGAAGAGGATGAAGACATCCAGGGTAGGGATCCAGATGGAGGAAGCGATGAAGAGAGAGGATTGGAAGAAGCCGATGACCTCACAtcaggtgagagagagattcACGAGGAGAGAGTGAACGAGGAAGAGCTGGAAGAGATCTACGAGTTTGCCGCCacgcagagaaagagggaggaggaggagacggcAGATGAGGAAGAAGATGGGGAAGAAGTGTTCGTGAACCTGACAGAACCCAGAAGAAGCTCAACCGGCTTCAGCATAAAAAACCTGCAGCCGGACCCCAGCCTGGATTGTAGCTATAGCCGTCTCTTCTCTGACTCCTGGGGGGTCTACGAGGAAGGTGATCCTTCCTCCTTACCCTCTACTTCACATACCCCTCAATCCCAACAACACCAGTCCTCTCATAAACCCTTATCTAAACGGTCCGGCAGAACTTTGCTTCAGTCTTCAGCGAGCGGAGTTGACGACCTTTCCCTCAGCCCCCCGCCCAGTACATCCAACCTTCCTGTCCCAGGTCAGTCCCCTGGTCAAGTGGGTGACTGGGGTGGCGGTGGAGACAAGGGAACAGAAGGTTTGCCTTTGAAGCGAGACAGCCAACGCCCCCGTAGTATGTGTGTCCCTCTTTCCCCTAATTTGCCTCAGAAAAAGGATGAACCTGAGCTCATAGTTTTGTCTGACTCAAGCGAGGAGACAGAGGTGGTTCTTAGTTCCCGCAGTCCCTCGCCACATCCTCCTTGCGCCGTCCAGAACCTGCAGAGCTACACCCAGATCAAACCTCAGTCAGTCCTGAAACCTGGTGAACCCACGCTGGAGAATAAAGAGCCCCGTAGTTTAGAGTTTAGTCCTGGTGATCCAGTTCATCCAGGCTCCGGGTGTGACCAGATTCCAGTGGACTACTCTCCAGAAGTGTCCTGGCTGATCCCATCCACACCGCTCCAGCCCAGAAGAAGCACCACAACCAGCTCCACTCAGACCAAAAGCAGCATGTGCAGGACGCAGCTGTTCCCTAAAGGGGAAACCTCCCCGCCCTCTGTTTCCTCTTCTCCTGCTTTACCATTTAACAACAGACTGCAGACCTCCAGCAGTCCAACCAGAGTTTCCGCCCACGTTTGTCCAACAGAGGGCAGTGTTCCTAGGATAAAACTGGAAGAGACTGTTTCCTCTAGCTCCAGCTTTGATCTAAACTTTTGTACTAAACGAAGCAGTAATGATGTGGGTAAGGATGGAGAAGTGTTTGCAGTACCCCCATGCCGACCTAAGCTCTCACACCCCTCAGGCTCGACTTCATCAAAGCAGGACACACCCCTCCACATCCAACCCCAGCCTTACAGCAGCACCCCCCTGCACACAGAGCTCCACCAGCCCCCTGTTCTTGGCACCTCCCCACTTCACAGCTGCCTCGATAAGCAGAGGTCATCAAGTCAAGGAAGGGATAGGACGCCATCTCTAAGCCCGGAGAAGGCCGAGTTAGGGAGCTTTCATCTGTCCACCTTGTCTGACCCTTCAGAAccaccctcctcttcctctcacaGAGGTCTTCAGAGTTCACAGAGACACAGCGACTCCTCTCATCAATGTTCTGCTGAGTCCAGCAGTCACAGTGACACAGGGCCTGAGCTAACGAGGAGAGGactaaatataaatgcagagcGAGAGATGGGACGCAGAAATAAAGACCCAGCTAATGACGGAGAGCAGGAAGAAGCAGAAGCGGAAACTGGAGAGGCAGAAGTTTCAGAATTGAGTTTCCAGCAGAGCTTCATGGCCATGGATGAGCCCCCCATAGCTTTCAACGACTCGTGGGGCTTCGACGACTGTGTAGATGCCAACCCGGGCTGCTTCAGTCTGAGGCTGGAGGACAGCACAGGATCGGGCCAGCAAGAGCGCAGCGCAGGACAACGAGAAACCGCCAGTTCAACGTCCTCTACCGACTGTCACCCTCCACCATCTAGTTACTGCATCCAGTCATTGAAGAGTCGCGGTGGTGCGACTGCCTCCTCTCCACCCAAAGCCCCTTCCTTTACCCCTTCACCACCTGACCCCACCACCCGGACAACACCAGAGATGATCAACAGCCTCCTGGATTCCAAAATATGGGACAGctgggaggagaaagaggaggaggaggaggctcttcctctctctcagcGGATGAACCCCTCTGCCCATCTCAGAACACCAG CATCACCACACAATAAAAGGCTTCGAACCTTGGTGCCTATCACCCCCCTGCCTCACTACTCTGACATGGACACGCCGGAGCTCAAGAACAAACTCAACAG GTTTGGTGTTCGGCCTTTACCGAAGCGCCAGATGATCCTCAAACTGAAGGAGATCCACCAGTACACCCACCAGCTGGTCAGCTCCGACTCCGAGGATGAGATACCCTCTGGGGGCCGCGCAGCTCAGACAAAGCCCCCACCCACCAGTTCAGTGGCCGCTGGCAACAAGCCGCTGTCCTGCGGCCACACAGTGAAATTTAAAGAGCCCAGGGTGCCCGCAGCCATCTCCCCTCAGAAACacaacagagaggaggaggctgagctGCTGTCTGCCTCACAGGGCTCCAACACCTCTTCAACAGCTGCCAGTGAGGAATCTGAAAG GTCCAACCCAGAGCTGTGTATCTCCTCCGATGGTGACTCAGACAGTGATGGTGGCATCTCTGCCTCCCAGGCGGCAACGCACCTCCAGGATCGCCTCCGGGCAGTGCGCTCCTTCATCCTGTCTGACTCCAGGCTGTACAGCCAGATCCTCGAGTACCAACCTCTGGTCCTGTCCCAGCTCCAGGAGCGACTCAAAGCAGCCGGGATCCGCTTGGGTGTCTCCAAGCTGGTGGACTACCTGGACTCCCAGTGCATCACCTTCACTACGGCCAAGCCGGGCCACTCGGCACCCAGCCGCAGGCGGGGCAAGAGGACAGACAAAGGGGCAAAGGCAGCAGGTGAAAATGGCACAGGCAGGAAAAGAGGTGTTACAGCCATGCATTAA